The DNA segment CCGACCACGACGACGTCACCGTGCTCGCGTACCGGCTCGGGCGCGCCGACGCGGCTCGGCAGCACCGCCACCGAGAAGTACGGCACCGATCCGGCTTCCACGTCCGCCAGTTCGCCGGTCCGCTCGCCCGGCATCGTGGCGCGCTCCACGTAGCGGGCCTCGGCCATCCGCCCCGACCGCTCGACCGCCCGGTGCACTGCCGGGAAGGTGCGGCCCAGTTTCATGACCACCGCGGAGTCCGTCGACGCCAGCCGGGCCGTCAGCTCCTCCTCGGGCAGCGTGCCCGGCAGGATCGTCAGCACCTCCTCGCCCTCGACGAGCGGCGCACCGAGCCGGGCGGCGGCCGCGCTAACCGAGGTCACCCCCGGGATCACCTCGGTCGGATAACGGTCCGCCAGCCGCTTGTGCATGTGCATGTACGAGCCGTAGAAGAGCGGATCGCCCTCGGCGAGCACTGCCACGGTGCGGCCCGCGTCGAGATGGGCCGCCAGCCGGGCGGCCGCCTCGGCGTAGAACTCCTCCATCGCGCCCCGGTACCCGCCGGGGTGGTCGGTGGTCTCCGTGGTGACCGGGTAGACCAGCGCCTCCTCGATGTGGTCGGCGCGGATGTGCCCGGCGGCGATGGACCGGGCTATGGACCGGCCGTGCCGGGCGCTGTGGAAGGCGACGACCTGCGCCTGGGCGATGACCTCCACGGCGCGTACGGTCATCAGCGACGGGTCACCGGGGCCGAGCCCGACCCCGTACAGCCGCCCGGTGTTCTGCTTGCTCATGCTGGTGTTCATTCCTCTTCGCTCGCGATGGCGTTGACCGCGGCCGCCGCGATGGCACTGCCCCCGCGGCGCCCGCGCACCACCAGGTGGTCGAGACCGTGGACGCTGTCGGCCAGCGCGTCCTTGGACTCGGCCGCGCCGACGAAGCCGACGGGCATCCCGATGACCGCCGCCGGGCGCGGAGCGCCGTCGCGGACCATCTCAAGCAGCCGGAACAGCGCGGTCGGCGCGTTGCCCACGGCCACCACGGCGCCCTCCATGCGGTCGCGCCACAGCTCCAGGGCCGCGGCGGTACGCGTCGTGCCGAGCTCCGCCGCGAGACCGGGCACGGACGGGTCGGACAGCGTGCACACCACCTCGTTGCCGGCGGGCAGCCGCTTGCGGGTCACCCCGCTGGCGACCATCGCCACGTCGCACAGCACGGGGGCGCCGGCGCGCAGCGCCTCGCGGGCGCGCGCCACCACCTGCGGCGTGTAGGCGAGATCGCGCACCAGGTCGACCATGCCGCAGGCGTGGATCATCCGGACGGCGACCTGGCTGACATCGGCGGGAAGCTCCGAGAGGTCCGCCTCTGCGCGGATGGTCGCAAA comes from the Streptomyces sp. NBC_01471 genome and includes:
- a CDS encoding precorrin-2 C(20)-methyltransferase, which codes for MSKQNTGRLYGVGLGPGDPSLMTVRAVEVIAQAQVVAFHSARHGRSIARSIAAGHIRADHIEEALVYPVTTETTDHPGGYRGAMEEFYAEAAARLAAHLDAGRTVAVLAEGDPLFYGSYMHMHKRLADRYPTEVIPGVTSVSAAAARLGAPLVEGEEVLTILPGTLPEEELTARLASTDSAVVMKLGRTFPAVHRAVERSGRMAEARYVERATMPGERTGELADVEAGSVPYFSVAVLPSRVGAPEPVREHGDVVVVGTGPAGPLWLTPETRGALAAADDLVGYTTYLDRVPVRPGQRRHGSDNKVESERAEFALDLAGRGRKVAVVSGGDPGVFAMATAVLEVAAQDAYRDVPVRVLPGVTAANAAAARAGAPLGHDYATISLSDRLKPWEVIEERLRGAAAADLVLALYNPGSRSRTWQVGKARDLLLEYRSPDTPVVLGRDIGGPGESVRIVPLAALDPAEVDMRTILLVGSSRTRTVRRGDGEEIVWTPRSYPEG
- a CDS encoding precorrin-8X methylmutase gives rise to the protein MFDYEKDGPAIYRQSFATIRAEADLSELPADVSQVAVRMIHACGMVDLVRDLAYTPQVVARAREALRAGAPVLCDVAMVASGVTRKRLPAGNEVVCTLSDPSVPGLAAELGTTRTAAALELWRDRMEGAVVAVGNAPTALFRLLEMVRDGAPRPAAVIGMPVGFVGAAESKDALADSVHGLDHLVVRGRRGGSAIAAAAVNAIASEEE